A window from Rhizosphaericola mali encodes these proteins:
- a CDS encoding ExbD/TolR family protein, with protein sequence MGRPAIAKKQPTVDMTAMCDVAFLLLSFFILATKLKPQESVTIATPSSVSKQEAPSKDLVVISINPAGKVFFSVQEAEKKKAMIEDAAKLANVNLSPDEVDKLTKQSMIAVPFAQLKQQAAMNDKEIGDKLPGIDVQDSAHNEMRTWLRAANDAYFGTKMNLLIKGDNVAKYPQFREVIDALKANELFQFQLVTNPEAVPTGTLLWESENERKK encoded by the coding sequence ATGGGAAGACCCGCGATAGCTAAAAAACAACCTACAGTCGATATGACTGCGATGTGTGATGTAGCTTTTCTATTACTTTCCTTTTTCATTTTGGCAACTAAATTGAAACCTCAAGAGTCCGTTACTATCGCTACTCCTAGTTCGGTTTCAAAACAAGAAGCTCCTTCAAAAGATCTAGTAGTTATTTCTATCAATCCTGCAGGTAAAGTTTTCTTCTCCGTTCAAGAGGCAGAAAAAAAGAAAGCGATGATTGAAGATGCTGCAAAATTGGCTAATGTTAATTTGTCTCCTGATGAAGTAGACAAATTAACTAAGCAAAGTATGATTGCTGTTCCTTTTGCTCAATTGAAGCAACAGGCTGCAATGAATGATAAAGAAATTGGAGATAAACTTCCAGGTATAGATGTTCAAGATTCAGCACATAATGAAATGCGTACTTGGTTACGCGCAGCAAATGATGCTTATTTTGGTACTAAAATGAATTTGTTGATTAAAGGAGATAATGTCGCTAAATATCCACAATTCAGAGAAGTTATTGATGCGTTGAAAGCAAATGAATTGTTTCAATTCCAATTAGTAACGAATCCTGAAGCGGTTCCAACAGGAACATTACTTTGGGAAAGTGAAAATGAAAGAAAAAAATAA
- a CDS encoding ExbD/TolR family protein → MADVDLGSDDGKKGPGVKKAKKLSTRVDLTPMVDLGFLLLTFFVFSSTLSQPASLHLTMPDDRTDTPDDANQAKASGALTILLGKDHSVFFYEGEPSPTGATWKESSMADIRSEIVRKKQSTPADDFVVVIMPGDNSVYSDVVAILDEMKISLVDRYALVNIDDVDKKILASKEH, encoded by the coding sequence ATGGCAGACGTAGATTTGGGTAGTGACGACGGGAAAAAAGGCCCGGGGGTCAAAAAAGCCAAAAAACTTTCTACTAGAGTGGATTTAACTCCTATGGTGGATTTAGGCTTTTTGCTACTTACATTTTTCGTGTTCTCTTCTACCTTAAGTCAGCCTGCATCTTTGCATTTAACAATGCCAGATGACAGAACAGATACTCCTGATGACGCCAATCAAGCAAAAGCTTCTGGTGCCTTAACTATATTATTAGGTAAAGATCACAGTGTTTTCTTTTATGAAGGAGAACCTAGCCCTACAGGTGCAACATGGAAGGAAAGCAGTATGGCTGATATTAGAAGTGAAATTGTTCGTAAAAAGCAATCCACTCCTGCAGATGATTTCGTAGTTGTGATTATGCCAGGTGACAATAGTGTTTATTCAGATGTAGTAGCGATTTTGGATGAGATGAAAATCAGCTTAGTTGATAGATATGCATTAGTGAATATTGATGATGTTGATAAGAAGATCTTGGCATCTAAAGAACATTAA
- a CDS encoding energy transducer TonB, translating to MDAKKILNSDLLDIIFEGKNKAYGAYQLRRTYTKRVVISLACVLGLIVVVFGGSAVLSNKKKHKTSILVEDVKMAKVDVKTPPPPPPKKDKPKPAPTKQNKNPAKLEVKKVTPPKIVPDQQFKEENKVHKVEEVVDTKIGTFEQKGIKTDVVAPPVKVNGPGGSGFGRPDVGEGTGQTKGDADDGTPFTTVQVEAKYKGNWRSFLERSLRADVPQENGAPAGRNYTVIVSFIVDKDGTVSQVKAENDPGYGTAQEAIRVIKSSGKWIPAIQNGRNVVYRQRQQITFQVLDE from the coding sequence ATGGATGCAAAGAAAATTTTAAATTCAGATTTGCTGGATATTATATTTGAAGGCAAAAATAAAGCATATGGCGCCTACCAATTAAGACGAACATATACAAAAAGAGTTGTTATTTCTCTTGCTTGTGTATTGGGACTTATAGTTGTTGTATTTGGAGGTTCTGCTGTTTTAAGTAATAAGAAAAAGCATAAAACTTCAATTTTAGTTGAAGATGTTAAAATGGCTAAGGTTGACGTAAAGACACCACCTCCTCCTCCGCCTAAAAAAGATAAACCTAAACCAGCGCCTACTAAGCAGAATAAAAATCCTGCTAAATTGGAAGTTAAGAAGGTTACTCCTCCTAAAATTGTTCCTGATCAGCAATTTAAAGAAGAGAATAAGGTTCATAAAGTAGAGGAAGTTGTTGATACTAAAATCGGTACTTTCGAACAAAAAGGTATAAAAACGGATGTAGTAGCCCCTCCTGTTAAAGTTAATGGGCCTGGAGGTTCTGGATTTGGTCGTCCTGATGTTGGTGAAGGTACAGGTCAGACTAAAGGAGATGCTGATGATGGTACTCCTTTCACTACTGTACAAGTTGAGGCAAAATATAAAGGTAACTGGAGAAGTTTCCTTGAAAGAAGTTTAAGAGCAGATGTTCCTCAGGAAAATGGAGCTCCAGCTGGAAGAAATTATACCGTAATTGTTTCTTTTATAGTAGATAAAGATGGAACGGTTTCTCAGGTTAAAGCTGAAAATGATCCTGGCTATGGTACTGCTCAAGAAGCTATACGAGTTATTAAAAGTAGTGGTAAGTGGATTCCTGCTATTCAAAATGGTAGAAACGTAGTTTATCGTCAAAGACAACAAATTACTTTCCAAGTATTAGATGAGTAA
- a CDS encoding energy transducer TonB: MKKEIHHIIQEKELIDIVFTNRNKAYGAYEIRKSYYKHLTIGLICTIGIVAIWFLLYFAVLNDFLPKPPSIKTSTVHLKEYKLPPAIKTTKHANKYSSDKPKFKSHPILEEISSSAPVSQPYSIQNNEMIINKLPEKLEIQTPPPTEKKSDENIFKRPDKNLEKKEEIIDPLFDIATVKVTSLPQFLGGNVGWANFLKRNLNMYASLRKGAMPATYIVIIGFYVHADSSVSDFKIVKDPGYGMGEEGLRVLKMSGKWIPGTKNNKPITFAQLQTIVFKVTE, from the coding sequence TTGAAAAAGGAAATACATCATATTATTCAAGAGAAGGAATTGATCGATATTGTTTTCACAAATCGAAATAAAGCATATGGTGCCTATGAGATAAGAAAATCTTACTATAAGCATTTAACTATTGGTTTGATTTGCACAATTGGAATTGTAGCAATCTGGTTTTTACTATATTTTGCTGTTCTTAATGATTTTTTGCCTAAACCACCTTCAATTAAAACGTCGACAGTTCACCTCAAAGAATATAAATTACCACCTGCCATAAAGACTACAAAGCATGCAAATAAGTATAGTTCGGATAAGCCTAAATTTAAATCTCATCCTATTTTAGAAGAAATATCTTCTTCTGCTCCAGTTTCACAACCTTATTCTATTCAGAATAATGAAATGATTATTAATAAATTACCTGAAAAATTAGAAATACAAACACCTCCACCAACAGAAAAGAAAAGTGACGAAAATATATTTAAACGTCCTGATAAAAATCTTGAGAAAAAGGAAGAAATCATAGATCCTTTATTTGATATTGCTACAGTTAAAGTGACTTCGCTTCCACAATTTCTAGGAGGAAATGTTGGATGGGCCAATTTTTTAAAAAGAAACCTTAATATGTATGCCTCATTACGAAAAGGTGCTATGCCTGCAACCTATATTGTTATAATTGGTTTTTATGTTCATGCCGACAGTTCGGTATCTGATTTTAAGATTGTCAAAGATCCAGGATATGGAATGGGAGAGGAAGGGTTGAGAGTATTGAAGATGAGTGGCAAATGGATACCTGGTACAAAAAACAATAAACCTATTACCTTTGCTCAATTACAAACCATTGTTTTTAAAGTAACAGAATAA
- the mnmE gene encoding tRNA uridine-5-carboxymethylaminomethyl(34) synthesis GTPase MnmE, with the protein MINLSTSKDTIFALATPPGVGAIGVIRVSGTKTFPIINNLFPKKDLINAKTHTLHVGFLEYEHIVLDEVVLSLFKSPHSYTGEDVIEISCHGSVYIQQKVMEALSKSGARIALPGEFTQRAFLNNKMDLAQAESVADIIAANSEAAQQAALKQLRGGFSSELKSLREELIKLAALVELELDFSEEDVEFVDRKDLRILVDKIYFYSNGLLDSFKLGNVIKNGVSVAIIGKPNAGKSTLLNALLNEDRAIVSDIPGTTRDTIEEALNINGVLFRLIDTAGIRSDTADIIESFGVEKSLEKMRTADIIVYLFDASVETFETINSKVQELKNEHLHFILVANKIDLLRDTTIISELKKSAEVISISANKKVDIDKVKNELFHQTVHGELKFENTIVTNARHQSALNKVVESLMDIKEGMDHNISGDLLAPDIRKALHFLGEITGDVEVDRDILGTIFSKFCIGK; encoded by the coding sequence ATGATTAATCTTTCAACATCCAAAGATACTATTTTTGCCTTAGCAACACCACCCGGTGTTGGTGCAATTGGTGTGATACGTGTATCAGGAACGAAGACATTTCCAATTATAAATAATTTATTTCCCAAAAAGGACCTTATTAATGCTAAGACACATACTTTACATGTAGGATTTTTGGAGTATGAGCATATAGTTTTGGATGAAGTAGTATTGTCTTTATTTAAAAGCCCGCATTCTTATACGGGGGAAGATGTAATTGAAATTTCTTGTCATGGTTCTGTTTATATTCAACAGAAAGTAATGGAAGCACTTTCTAAAAGCGGTGCTAGAATAGCATTACCTGGGGAATTTACCCAAAGAGCCTTTTTAAATAACAAAATGGATTTGGCACAAGCGGAATCCGTTGCTGATATTATTGCTGCTAACTCGGAAGCGGCTCAACAAGCTGCATTGAAACAATTGAGAGGTGGTTTTTCATCTGAATTAAAATCTTTGAGAGAGGAATTAATTAAGCTCGCGGCATTAGTTGAATTGGAACTTGATTTTTCAGAAGAAGATGTGGAGTTTGTAGACCGTAAGGATTTAAGAATTTTAGTGGATAAAATATATTTTTATTCTAACGGGTTATTAGATAGTTTCAAATTGGGAAATGTAATTAAAAATGGAGTTTCTGTTGCAATTATTGGTAAACCGAATGCAGGGAAATCAACTTTATTGAATGCTCTATTGAATGAAGATCGAGCTATAGTAAGCGATATTCCTGGTACAACGCGTGATACTATTGAAGAAGCATTAAACATAAATGGCGTTTTGTTTAGATTGATAGACACTGCTGGTATAAGGAGTGATACCGCTGATATTATAGAAAGTTTTGGTGTTGAGAAAAGTTTGGAAAAAATGAGAACTGCAGATATCATAGTTTATCTTTTTGATGCATCTGTAGAGACTTTTGAAACTATAAATTCGAAAGTTCAAGAACTCAAAAATGAGCATTTACATTTTATTTTAGTGGCAAATAAAATTGATTTATTGAGAGATACTACTATAATTTCTGAGTTAAAAAAGAGTGCGGAAGTTATTTCTATATCTGCAAATAAAAAAGTTGATATTGATAAAGTTAAAAATGAATTGTTTCATCAGACTGTCCATGGAGAACTAAAATTTGAAAATACAATAGTTACGAATGCTCGGCATCAATCAGCTTTGAATAAAGTTGTAGAGTCTTTAATGGATATTAAGGAAGGAATGGATCATAATATTTCGGGTGATTTACTTGCTCCAGATATAAGAAAAGCCCTTCATTTTCTTGGTGAAATTACAGGAGATGTTGAAGTAGATAGAGATATTTTAGGAACTATTTTTAGTAAGTTCTGTATCGGCAAATAA